One part of the Luteibacter yeojuensis genome encodes these proteins:
- a CDS encoding GspH/FimT family pseudopilin has product MRARGFTLFEMLAVILLIGIAAAAVSIPVTQGLASARVNAASGELAAALRWTRAQSIVRGKSLALEVDTAASTYKVPGKADVRLPKDMRVSITSAREDQASATAGRIRFFPDGSSTGGRITLKRGQREWHVNVAWLTGAVSVVDTK; this is encoded by the coding sequence ATGCGCGCGCGCGGATTCACGCTGTTCGAGATGCTGGCCGTGATCCTGCTGATCGGGATCGCCGCCGCGGCCGTCTCGATACCGGTCACGCAGGGGCTCGCCAGCGCGCGCGTCAACGCGGCCAGTGGCGAACTCGCGGCGGCGCTGCGCTGGACACGCGCGCAGTCGATCGTGCGCGGGAAGAGCCTCGCGCTGGAAGTGGACACCGCGGCGTCGACCTATAAGGTGCCGGGCAAGGCGGACGTCCGCCTGCCCAAGGACATGCGCGTGTCGATCACCAGCGCGCGCGAGGATCAGGCCAGCGCGACCGCCGGACGCATCCGCTTCTTTCCCGACGGCAGTTCCACCGGGGGCCGCATCACGCTCAAGCGCGGCCAGCGCGAGTGGCACGTCAACGTCGCCTGGCTTACCGGTGCGGTGAGCGTGGTGGACACGAAATGA
- a CDS encoding prepilin-type N-terminal cleavage/methylation domain-containing protein has translation MRRAGGFSLMEVLAALALLTIVLLGVYSGISTATRIVRSGDAAIERMDEIRSAQNFLRGELAQALVVPFDQTDEGDPIVFGGDDHTLRFVAPLPGYLSRLGPQLQTVSLVEDGHSGYRLEVRLALLPPDGSDPQPLGEPEVLLRGIRKGAFAYRGMDEQNRPGDWTEAWSDGRRTPSLVRIELEVQGNVAFPAMVAPVRIDPSASRNGLSAGRLPGGRGNR, from the coding sequence ATGAGGCGCGCGGGCGGTTTCAGTCTCATGGAAGTGCTCGCGGCGCTCGCGCTGCTGACGATCGTGCTGCTCGGCGTCTACTCGGGCATCAGCACGGCGACGCGCATCGTGCGCAGCGGCGATGCCGCCATCGAACGGATGGACGAAATACGTTCCGCGCAGAATTTCCTGCGCGGCGAACTGGCGCAGGCGCTGGTCGTGCCGTTCGACCAGACCGACGAGGGCGACCCCATCGTGTTCGGTGGCGACGACCACACGTTGCGTTTCGTCGCGCCGTTGCCGGGCTACCTTTCGAGGCTCGGTCCCCAGTTGCAGACGGTCTCGCTGGTCGAGGACGGCCACTCGGGTTATCGCCTGGAAGTACGCCTGGCGCTGCTGCCGCCCGACGGCAGCGACCCGCAGCCGCTCGGCGAACCGGAAGTCCTCCTTCGCGGCATCCGCAAGGGCGCGTTCGCCTACCGTGGCATGGACGAACAGAACCGTCCGGGCGACTGGACCGAAGCCTGGTCCGACGGGCGGCGCACGCCGTCGCTGGTGCGGATCGAACTCGAAGTGCAGGGGAACGTCGCGTTCCCGGCGATGGTCGCGCCCGTGCGGATCGATCCGTCCGCGTCGCGGAACGGCCTCAGCGCCGGCCGGCTGCCGGGCGGGCGGGGGAACCGATGA
- the gspF gene encoding type II secretion system inner membrane protein GspF — MSQFRYRAISAAGEVLSGRMEALSVEDVVARLQDQGHTPLEAAPADGESSGGGIAAMFRKGPFTGDQLAQFTHQLATLLGAGQPLDRALGILLDLPEGERAKNMVERIRDRVRGGTTLSTALDEENGVFPRLYVSLVRAGEAGGSLDETLRRLADYLERAQALRGSIVNALIYPAFLMVGVLGSLVLLLAYVVPQFVPIFADMQVPIPLITQVVLALGTAIGDWWWAFLVLLVLVVAVLRMRLRDPDTKLAFHGYLLTMRVAGPLLLKVETARIARTLGTLLKNGVPLLSSLAIARQVTGNRALDLALEQAADRVKGGAGLGTALAQTERFPRLALQMIQVGEEAGALDAMLLKVADTFDVEARRAIDRLLAALVPTLTIVMTVLVAFIMAAILLPLLSLTSNIN, encoded by the coding sequence ATGAGCCAATTCCGCTACCGAGCCATCAGCGCCGCCGGCGAGGTCCTTTCGGGCCGGATGGAGGCCTTGTCCGTGGAGGACGTGGTCGCCCGTCTGCAGGACCAGGGGCATACGCCGCTCGAGGCCGCGCCCGCGGATGGCGAATCGTCGGGCGGCGGCATCGCGGCCATGTTCCGCAAAGGCCCCTTCACCGGCGACCAGCTCGCCCAGTTCACCCATCAGCTCGCGACCCTGCTGGGCGCGGGCCAGCCGCTCGATCGCGCGCTGGGCATCCTGCTCGACCTGCCCGAAGGCGAGCGCGCGAAGAACATGGTGGAACGCATCCGCGACCGCGTGCGCGGCGGCACCACCCTGTCCACGGCGCTGGACGAGGAAAACGGCGTCTTTCCGCGCCTGTACGTGAGCCTCGTGCGCGCGGGCGAAGCCGGCGGTTCGCTGGACGAGACGCTGCGCCGGCTCGCCGATTACCTGGAACGCGCGCAGGCCTTGCGTGGCAGCATCGTCAACGCGCTGATCTATCCGGCCTTCCTCATGGTCGGCGTGCTCGGTTCGCTGGTGCTGCTGCTGGCTTACGTGGTGCCGCAGTTCGTACCGATCTTCGCCGACATGCAGGTGCCGATCCCGCTCATCACCCAGGTGGTGCTGGCGCTCGGCACGGCGATAGGCGACTGGTGGTGGGCGTTCCTCGTACTGCTCGTGCTGGTGGTCGCGGTGCTGCGCATGCGCCTGCGCGATCCGGACACGAAGCTCGCCTTCCACGGCTATCTGCTGACGATGCGCGTGGCCGGCCCGCTCCTGCTGAAAGTGGAAACGGCGCGCATCGCGCGCACCCTGGGCACGCTGCTGAAGAACGGCGTGCCGTTGCTGTCCTCGCTCGCCATCGCTCGCCAGGTCACCGGCAACCGCGCGCTCGACCTCGCGCTCGAGCAGGCCGCCGACCGGGTGAAGGGCGGCGCGGGCCTGGGCACGGCGCTGGCCCAGACGGAGCGTTTCCCGCGGCTCGCCCTGCAGATGATCCAGGTGGGCGAGGAAGCCGGCGCGCTGGATGCCATGCTGCTCAAGGTGGCTGACACCTTCGACGTGGAAGCCAGGCGCGCCATCGATCGCCTGCTGGCCGCGCTGGTGCCCACCCTCACCATCGTCATGACCGTGCTCGTCGCTTTCATCATGGCGGCGATCCTGCTGCCGCTGCTCAGCCTTACCAGCAACATCAACTGA
- the gspE gene encoding type II secretion system ATPase GspE — MTEHRDMLTGEPGEAQVCAHLVAHGRLKDTDLARARRLHDETPEGTLTALMARLGLVSERDLADAWADLLGLPLLAAKDAPELPPADTDLSLRFLKQYHVVPVREGDDGLALLVADPADPYPLQAVRLATGREVQLRVGLRSEIDDLIERYYGQGRSAMGSIVESLDGNAAVEDDVEHLRDLASEAPVIRLVNLILQRAVEQRASDVHIEPFENRLKVRYRIDGVLHEVEAPPSSSTAAVISRVKIMARLNIAERRLPQDGRIQLRVQGKELDLRVSTVPTSFGESVVMRILDRESVVFDFASLGFTDNFRGRFVEVLDRPHGILLVTGPTGSGKTTTLYTALSQINTPDVKIITVEDPVEYQIEGINQIQVKPQIGLDFAGALRSIVRQDPDVIMIGEMRDLETCRIAIQSALTGHLVLSTLHTNSASGGITRLLDMGVEDYLLGSTVNGILAQRLVRRLDPETAIPYEALPEVIEQFELHKYTDERPIRLWKPGSSAANPTGYRGRRAIMEFLVMSDPLRRLVMQRADAGEIERQARAEGMRTMYEDGLAKAVAGITTIEEVLRVTQES; from the coding sequence ATGACCGAGCACAGGGACATGCTCACCGGGGAGCCCGGCGAGGCGCAGGTGTGCGCGCACCTCGTCGCGCATGGCCGCCTGAAGGACACCGACCTCGCGCGGGCGCGGCGCCTGCACGACGAAACGCCGGAGGGCACCCTCACGGCGCTGATGGCCCGTCTGGGCCTGGTATCGGAACGCGACCTCGCGGATGCCTGGGCCGACCTCCTCGGGCTGCCCCTCCTGGCCGCCAAGGATGCGCCGGAGCTGCCGCCGGCGGACACCGACCTGTCGCTCCGCTTCCTCAAGCAGTACCACGTGGTGCCGGTCCGCGAGGGGGACGACGGCCTGGCCCTGCTCGTGGCCGATCCCGCCGATCCGTACCCGTTGCAGGCGGTGCGCCTCGCGACAGGCCGCGAGGTGCAGCTGCGCGTGGGCCTGCGTTCCGAGATCGACGACCTGATCGAAAGGTATTACGGCCAGGGCCGCTCGGCGATGGGCAGCATCGTGGAAAGCCTCGACGGCAACGCCGCGGTGGAGGACGACGTCGAGCACCTGCGCGACCTCGCTTCCGAAGCGCCGGTGATCCGCCTGGTCAACCTGATCCTCCAGCGCGCGGTGGAGCAGCGCGCATCGGACGTGCACATCGAGCCGTTCGAGAACCGGCTCAAGGTGCGTTATCGCATCGACGGGGTGCTGCACGAAGTGGAAGCGCCGCCTTCCAGTTCCACCGCCGCGGTGATCTCGCGCGTGAAGATCATGGCGCGGCTGAACATCGCCGAGCGCCGCCTGCCGCAGGACGGCCGCATCCAGCTGCGCGTGCAAGGCAAGGAACTGGACCTTCGCGTTTCCACGGTGCCGACCAGCTTCGGCGAGTCGGTGGTGATGCGAATCCTCGATCGCGAATCGGTCGTGTTCGATTTCGCGTCGCTGGGCTTCACCGACAACTTCCGCGGGCGCTTCGTCGAAGTGCTCGACCGCCCGCATGGCATCCTGCTGGTCACCGGACCCACCGGCTCGGGCAAGACCACCACGCTGTATACGGCGCTCTCCCAGATCAACACGCCCGACGTGAAGATCATCACTGTCGAGGACCCGGTCGAATACCAGATCGAAGGCATCAACCAGATCCAGGTGAAGCCGCAGATCGGCCTCGACTTCGCCGGCGCCCTGCGCTCCATCGTCCGCCAGGATCCGGACGTGATCATGATCGGCGAAATGCGCGACCTGGAAACCTGCCGCATCGCCATCCAGTCCGCGCTCACCGGCCACCTGGTGCTGTCCACGCTGCATACCAACAGCGCGTCCGGCGGCATCACCCGCCTGCTCGACATGGGCGTGGAGGACTACCTGCTCGGTTCCACGGTGAACGGCATCCTGGCCCAGCGCCTCGTCCGCCGCCTGGATCCGGAAACGGCCATTCCTTATGAAGCGTTGCCCGAGGTGATCGAGCAGTTCGAACTGCACAAGTACACCGACGAGCGGCCCATCCGCCTGTGGAAGCCGGGCTCCAGCGCGGCGAACCCCACCGGCTATCGCGGCCGCCGCGCCATCATGGAATTCCTGGTGATGAGCGATCCCCTGCGCCGGCTGGTGATGCAGCGCGCGGACGCCGGCGAGATCGAACGCCAGGCGCGCGCCGAGGGCATGCGCACGATGTACGAGGACGGTCTCGCGAAGGCCGTGGCCGGCATCACTACCATCGAGGAAGTCCTGCGCGTCACGCAGGAATCCTAG
- a CDS encoding prepilin-type N-terminal cleavage/methylation domain-containing protein yields MKRRFHQGGFSLLEVIAAIAILAIAFAALMQVAGSSLSLTARANERTQAALRARTLLDGAFVMEPVREGVSDGRFDDTYRWRMNVTRYQPPGDVPPGDAQPGLDGGAGGMYRLDLDVIWGQGGGERHARFSTLRLAGSAGGNAP; encoded by the coding sequence ATGAAGCGGCGCTTCCACCAGGGCGGCTTCAGCCTGCTCGAAGTGATCGCCGCCATCGCGATACTCGCGATCGCGTTCGCGGCGCTCATGCAGGTCGCGGGCAGTTCGCTCAGCCTCACCGCACGGGCGAACGAGCGCACCCAGGCGGCGCTGCGCGCGCGGACCCTGCTCGACGGCGCCTTCGTCATGGAACCGGTACGCGAAGGCGTAAGCGACGGACGCTTCGACGACACCTATCGCTGGCGGATGAACGTCACCCGCTACCAGCCACCCGGCGACGTGCCGCCCGGCGATGCGCAGCCTGGCCTCGATGGCGGCGCGGGCGGGATGTATCGCCTGGACCTCGACGTGATCTGGGGACAGGGCGGCGGCGAGCGGCATGCGCGTTTCTCCACGCTGCGCTTGGCCGGTTCCGCCGGGGGTAACGCGCCATGA
- the gspG gene encoding type II secretion system major pseudopilin GspG produces the protein MRANRTLRHSHARGFTLLEMLAVIVLIGIIGAIVVTQVGKNVDKGKYGAGKAQLTTLSQKIENYALDNGTPPHALEDLTKKPADASNWQGPYAKESDLKDPWGHAFGYRYPGEHGSFDLVFYGQDGQAGGDGYSADAGNWQ, from the coding sequence ATGCGTGCGAACCGTACCCTCCGCCACAGCCATGCCCGCGGCTTCACCCTGCTGGAAATGCTCGCGGTGATCGTGCTGATCGGCATCATCGGTGCCATCGTGGTCACCCAGGTCGGCAAGAACGTCGACAAGGGCAAGTACGGCGCGGGCAAGGCGCAGCTCACCACGCTGAGCCAGAAGATCGAAAACTACGCGCTGGACAACGGCACCCCGCCGCATGCGCTGGAAGACCTCACGAAGAAGCCGGCCGACGCCAGCAACTGGCAGGGTCCCTACGCGAAGGAATCGGACCTCAAGGATCCGTGGGGCCACGCGTTCGGTTACCGCTACCCGGGCGAGCATGGCAGCTTCGACCTCGTGTTCTACGGCCAGGACGGACAGGCCGGCGGCGACGGCTATTCGGCCGACGCGGGCAACTGGCAGTAA